The following coding sequences lie in one bacterium genomic window:
- a CDS encoding N-acetylmuramoyl-L-alanine amidase translates to MTRSAAYCSLGSGWPACRALVRTIAPYLRARPLYVFLVVAAVLPLLAAALPAHAADSYLDPLAWTRIDARAPVVNLVVEQRGTRQTQTVGARRLLEGSREIYVRSADFATALRAGRFWQDTLRRLDLDVGGKVFTVTGGSRVVMGGPGESLLPVPVLDHAGDLWLPLDALLRVVGPATGLEVAFDAGTGRVTLGPSDDNVEKVTIETLGHSTAVHLRCRDPLGWSVERPAFDQVTVSLRSGRANAAALSATPAAGFVRAVEARQDADRLVVTLRLGDGAGEHRAYAADGGRDVVVVLAAAAGIMEKDVNLAVARELKQYLERSGELDVVLTRQRDEAMDLDARAEAANAAGGDLFISLHCNSWFDDQARGFETYFLSPASSDWARSVEAAENGASDGGREPGDVEFIVWELVQNRYITRSSQFAEYLQARACRELGSPDRGVRQAGFRVLVGAYMPAVLVELGFLSHADEEMRLDERSYQRQLARTIGDAVLGFARTAATAGAGTEASR, encoded by the coding sequence ATGACTCGTTCCGCCGCCTACTGTTCCCTGGGATCGGGCTGGCCTGCGTGCCGGGCGCTGGTCCGTACGATTGCGCCGTACCTGCGCGCGAGGCCCCTGTACGTATTCCTGGTGGTTGCGGCGGTGCTGCCGCTGCTGGCGGCGGCGTTGCCGGCGCACGCCGCCGACAGCTACCTCGACCCGCTGGCCTGGACGCGTATCGATGCGCGCGCGCCGGTGGTCAATCTCGTGGTGGAGCAGCGGGGCACCCGACAGACCCAGACGGTCGGGGCCAGGAGGCTCCTCGAAGGCTCACGTGAGATCTACGTCCGTTCAGCCGACTTCGCGACGGCGCTGCGGGCCGGTCGATTCTGGCAGGACACGCTGCGCCGCCTGGATCTCGACGTGGGCGGCAAGGTGTTCACGGTGACCGGCGGGAGCCGCGTCGTCATGGGCGGCCCGGGCGAATCGCTGCTGCCGGTGCCGGTGCTGGATCACGCCGGTGACCTGTGGCTGCCGCTCGACGCCCTGCTGCGCGTGGTCGGCCCCGCGACCGGGCTCGAAGTGGCGTTCGACGCCGGCACGGGGCGCGTGACATTGGGACCCTCGGACGACAACGTCGAGAAAGTGACGATCGAAACTCTGGGGCACAGCACGGCCGTTCACCTGCGCTGCCGTGATCCGCTCGGCTGGTCGGTGGAACGTCCCGCCTTCGATCAGGTGACGGTGTCCCTGCGCAGCGGTCGCGCCAACGCTGCGGCATTGTCGGCAACGCCGGCCGCAGGATTCGTGCGTGCCGTCGAGGCCCGCCAGGACGCCGACCGCCTGGTCGTCACGCTGCGCCTTGGCGACGGCGCGGGCGAGCATCGCGCCTACGCAGCCGACGGCGGTCGCGACGTGGTCGTCGTGCTGGCCGCGGCCGCGGGGATCATGGAAAAGGACGTGAACCTGGCCGTCGCCCGCGAACTCAAGCAGTACCTCGAGCGGTCAGGTGAGCTCGACGTGGTGCTGACCCGGCAGCGTGACGAGGCGATGGACCTCGACGCGCGGGCCGAGGCGGCCAACGCGGCCGGTGGCGACCTGTTCATTTCCCTGCACTGCAACAGCTGGTTCGACGACCAGGCGCGCGGGTTCGAGACGTACTTCCTTTCGCCCGCCAGCAGCGACTGGGCACGCAGCGTCGAAGCCGCCGAGAACGGCGCCTCGGACGGCGGGCGTGAGCCGGGCGATGTCGAGTTCATCGTCTGGGAACTGGTGCAGAACCGCTACATCACGCGCAGCAGCCAGTTCGCCGAATACCTGCAGGCGCGCGCCTGCCGTGAACTGGGTTCGCCTGATCGTGGCGTGCGCCAGGCCGGTTTCCGGGTGCTTGTGGGAGCCTACATGCCGGCCGTGCTCGTGGAACTCGGCTTTCTCAGCCACGCTGATGAAGAGATGCGCCTCGACGAGCGCTCCTACCAGAGGCAGCTGGCGAGGACCATCGGCGATGCGGTACTCGGCTTCGCCCGCACTGCCGCCACGGCGGGCGCCGGCACGGAGGCGTCACGGTGA
- the smpB gene encoding SsrA-binding protein SmpB, which yields MARKVDNEGIKIVASNRRARHEYEILETWEAGLVLQGTEVKALREGHVNLGDAYGEIRDGEGWVVKMHIGPYEQGNRENHEPFRPRKLLLHRREIRKMLPKLEEKGLTLVPLRLYFREGRAKLELGLGRGKKLHDKRESKAKQDVQRRIAQHMGRREP from the coding sequence ATGGCGCGCAAGGTTGACAATGAAGGCATCAAGATCGTGGCTTCGAACCGCCGCGCCCGCCACGAGTATGAGATCCTCGAGACATGGGAGGCCGGCCTCGTGCTCCAGGGGACCGAGGTCAAGGCCCTGCGGGAAGGCCATGTGAACCTGGGCGACGCCTACGGTGAGATCCGTGACGGCGAGGGCTGGGTGGTCAAGATGCACATCGGCCCGTATGAGCAGGGGAACCGGGAGAACCACGAACCCTTCCGGCCCCGGAAGCTCCTGCTGCACCGCCGTGAGATCCGCAAGATGCTGCCGAAGCTCGAGGAGAAGGGCCTGACCCTGGTGCCGTTGCGCCTGTATTTCCGCGAAGGGCGGGCCAAGCTTGAACTGGGACTCGGGCGCGGCAAGAAGCTGCACGACAAGCGCGAGTCGAAGGCGAAACAGGATGTCCAGCGGCGCATCGCCCAGCACATGGGCCGCCGCGAGCCGTGA
- a CDS encoding SpoIIE family protein phosphatase — protein MQSRQAHLTLGALTLAAVLFSGFDATRTRPSDGTVWLLGRPQLEVLDVLPRPQGLPTPLQAGDIIVGLGNSIVDSPQSAARELRRHEPGQQINYLIKRDGRQITVKVPLTSTRVDLQDYAVNVVLAVIYLVIGFAVYLRGQDDRPAALFYVLCLLFALYFMTNLQAASYFLGAIIAQNMGAFARFMLPAVFLNFFLVFPTKKLVLMRHPFLVPLLYLLPWALYLRFTLDQFLGEQGARIHAASWIVLGMYYMCGLAALLHAYFSYRDPLMRQRVRILTFGTLGAVIPFLVFKIGMEELSFRTGLTRLGALPLAAIPISFGYCVARYQVLQIDVLLKRNLSYGLLTFAIWAGFLGGAWWLGGKALTLLPGAGPLAAAGTALAVAAGLWPVRRQAQRALDARFFHSRDNLATLIEEFSKEIPRLFQREIMLRWVGARLQAVLDLPSLAVYVATPGGDGTAYQLASQTRSRPLRAAEATGSGGLSATRAHYPEKLSLPGLSRHLALRGEPLWTEAPGADQAVGRQAITREQVELLARLQEQQLLAEAGVELLIPMVLQGRLVGVVALPKRPGDGEYQLHELRLLAIVAGQAALQIENTRLYAEEAAKQRLEEEMVMARQIQSRLLPRNLPSAAGLEIDAVNISSKQVSGDYYDVIEREDGRLAIVIADVSGKGVPASILASNLQAALRAQCDMCDSPGLLLERINRQVHASTDPQHFATLFLAMYDPFTRQLVYSSGGHNPPLLVRADGTRELLSEGGLPLGAFDFGTYDEGRLTLEPGDLLFMYTDGLTETKGPDGEEDFGELRLGDLLHSERDLHLAGIFAAITRDLRAFSGRDDSDDDITMIGLKITTVDRMAMAGGASA, from the coding sequence TTGCAGTCGCGTCAGGCGCACCTGACGCTGGGCGCGCTCACGCTGGCGGCGGTCCTGTTCAGCGGCTTCGACGCCACGCGCACACGCCCGAGCGACGGCACCGTCTGGCTGCTGGGCCGCCCGCAACTGGAAGTGCTGGACGTCCTGCCGCGGCCGCAGGGACTGCCGACGCCCCTGCAGGCAGGCGACATCATCGTCGGCCTCGGCAACTCCATCGTCGATTCGCCCCAGAGCGCCGCCCGTGAACTGCGCCGCCACGAACCCGGACAGCAGATCAACTATCTCATCAAGCGCGATGGACGGCAAATCACCGTCAAGGTGCCACTGACCTCGACGCGCGTCGACCTGCAGGACTACGCGGTGAACGTGGTGCTGGCGGTCATTTACCTGGTCATCGGGTTCGCGGTCTACCTGCGCGGCCAGGACGACCGTCCGGCAGCCCTGTTCTACGTCCTCTGCCTGCTGTTCGCGCTCTATTTCATGACGAACCTGCAGGCGGCCAGCTACTTCCTGGGCGCCATCATCGCGCAGAACATGGGTGCCTTCGCGCGCTTCATGCTGCCGGCGGTGTTCCTCAACTTCTTCCTCGTGTTCCCCACCAAGAAGCTGGTGCTGATGCGGCACCCGTTCCTGGTGCCGCTGCTCTACCTGCTGCCCTGGGCCCTGTACCTGCGGTTCACGCTGGACCAGTTCCTCGGCGAACAGGGTGCCCGGATCCATGCGGCCAGCTGGATTGTACTGGGGATGTACTACATGTGCGGCCTGGCCGCGCTGCTGCACGCCTACTTCAGCTATCGCGATCCGCTCATGCGGCAGCGCGTGCGCATCCTGACGTTCGGCACGCTGGGCGCGGTGATCCCGTTCCTGGTCTTCAAGATCGGCATGGAAGAGCTGTCGTTCCGCACGGGCCTGACGCGCCTGGGCGCCCTGCCGCTGGCTGCCATCCCGATCTCGTTCGGCTACTGCGTGGCGCGCTACCAGGTGCTCCAGATCGACGTGCTCCTGAAGCGGAACCTCTCGTACGGCCTGCTGACGTTCGCGATCTGGGCAGGCTTCCTGGGCGGCGCCTGGTGGCTGGGCGGCAAGGCGCTGACACTGCTGCCGGGTGCCGGGCCGCTGGCCGCAGCAGGCACCGCGCTGGCCGTGGCGGCTGGACTATGGCCCGTGCGTCGCCAGGCGCAGCGGGCGCTGGACGCACGCTTCTTCCATTCGCGCGACAACCTGGCAACGCTGATCGAGGAATTCAGCAAGGAGATTCCCCGGCTGTTCCAGCGTGAGATCATGCTGCGCTGGGTGGGCGCGCGACTGCAGGCCGTGCTCGACCTGCCGAGCCTGGCCGTCTACGTGGCCACCCCGGGGGGCGACGGCACTGCCTACCAGCTGGCCTCGCAGACCCGTTCGCGGCCGCTGCGCGCCGCAGAGGCGACCGGCTCCGGCGGGCTATCCGCCACACGCGCCCACTATCCCGAAAAGCTCTCCCTGCCTGGCTTGTCACGACACCTTGCCCTGCGTGGCGAGCCGCTGTGGACCGAGGCACCAGGCGCCGACCAGGCCGTCGGCCGCCAGGCCATCACGCGCGAACAGGTCGAGTTGCTGGCCCGCCTGCAGGAACAGCAGCTGCTGGCCGAGGCCGGCGTCGAACTGCTGATCCCGATGGTGCTGCAGGGCCGCCTGGTGGGCGTGGTGGCCCTGCCGAAGCGGCCGGGCGACGGCGAGTACCAGCTGCACGAGCTGCGACTGCTGGCGATCGTGGCCGGCCAGGCGGCACTGCAGATCGAGAACACGCGCCTCTATGCCGAGGAAGCGGCCAAGCAGAGGCTCGAGGAGGAGATGGTGATGGCGCGCCAGATCCAGTCGCGCCTGCTGCCGCGAAACCTGCCGAGCGCGGCCGGCCTCGAGATCGACGCGGTCAACATCTCCAGCAAGCAGGTCTCGGGCGACTACTACGACGTGATCGAGCGCGAGGACGGCCGGCTGGCCATCGTGATCGCGGATGTCAGCGGCAAGGGCGTGCCCGCCTCCATACTCGCCTCGAACCTGCAGGCGGCGTTGCGCGCGCAGTGCGACATGTGCGACTCGCCGGGCCTGCTGCTCGAACGGATCAACCGGCAGGTGCATGCCAGCACCGACCCGCAGCATTTCGCGACGCTGTTCCTGGCCATGTACGATCCGTTCACGCGCCAGCTGGTCTACAGTTCGGGCGGCCACAATCCGCCCCTGCTGGTGCGTGCGGACGGGACGCGTGAGCTGCTCAGCGAAGGCGGCCTGCCGCTGGGGGCCTTCGATTTCGGCACCTACGACGAGGGCCGGCTCACGCTGGAACCCGGCGACCTGCTGTTCATGTACACCGACGGGCTGACCGAGACCAAGGGCCCCGACGGCGAAGAGGACTTCGGCGAACTGCGCCTGGGCGACCTGCTGCACAGCGAGCGGGACCTGCACCTGGCCGGTATCTTCGCCGCGATCACGCGCGACCTGCGTGCATTCAGCGGCCGCGACGATTCGGACGACGACATCACGATGATCGGCCTGAAGATCACGACGGTCGACAGGATGGCCATGGCGGGCGGCGCATCGGCCTAG
- a CDS encoding tetratricopeptide repeat protein, protein MKWFIIALAAAAALIGIGLVATGSHEDGRVSRNPEAAALCEEGTADLHAFRFQAAVEKLGRSLEEDPSLAEASISRTMAFLTLRERNNMKRELARADSLTGALRDDQRRLVAQLRLGTLPESRYYAMRDSIYELLLKRTPADIYVLEVEAERAKQEGDPEKAASVWRRILEGNPNYAQSYNQLGYIELNRGNYDLAIEHMQKYAFLAPNLANPHDSLGDVYRVLGRYEEAEAEYQAAVRMQPDFYFSLINIGKVYLARGQLKRGIEILETLRTQFAGSELESGVDREIIRTYLRAGLTSELDEAARRFIGRYPDAEDASIYRATRLAYLGREAEARAVMDSSLAVARASKRYSEHPGERDGVEFAALQFDGITADLRGDRAHAAEAWAAAIEILKHKLPDYELFSLRIRLADALRGSSRPREALAQIDPVLAVNPRLPEMLRLKAQCHRDLGDTEAATLALTQLDRALAKADPDLPILREAAELHRQLGGGQPVP, encoded by the coding sequence GTGAAGTGGTTCATCATTGCACTGGCGGCGGCGGCGGCCCTGATCGGCATCGGGCTGGTGGCGACCGGCTCCCACGAGGATGGGCGCGTCTCGCGCAATCCGGAGGCAGCGGCCCTTTGCGAGGAGGGCACGGCGGACCTGCACGCGTTCCGGTTCCAGGCCGCGGTGGAAAAGCTGGGCCGCAGCCTGGAAGAGGATCCGTCGCTGGCCGAAGCGTCCATTTCGCGAACCATGGCATTCTTGACACTTCGCGAGCGCAACAACATGAAGCGCGAACTGGCGCGTGCGGACAGCCTGACGGGCGCACTCCGCGACGACCAGCGGCGCCTGGTGGCACAGCTTCGACTGGGCACGCTGCCGGAGTCCAGGTACTACGCCATGCGCGACTCCATCTATGAACTGCTTCTCAAGCGGACTCCCGCTGACATCTATGTCCTGGAGGTCGAAGCCGAACGCGCCAAACAGGAAGGTGATCCCGAAAAGGCCGCCAGCGTCTGGCGCAGGATACTGGAAGGCAACCCGAACTACGCCCAGAGCTACAACCAGCTCGGCTACATCGAGTTGAACCGCGGGAACTATGACCTCGCGATCGAGCACATGCAGAAGTACGCATTCCTCGCCCCGAATCTCGCCAATCCGCACGATTCGCTGGGCGATGTCTACAGGGTGCTGGGCCGGTACGAGGAAGCCGAGGCGGAATACCAGGCTGCAGTCCGCATGCAACCCGACTTCTACTTTTCCCTGATCAATATCGGCAAGGTGTACCTGGCGCGCGGGCAACTGAAGCGCGGTATCGAGATTCTCGAGACGTTGCGTACCCAGTTCGCCGGATCCGAACTCGAGTCAGGCGTCGATCGCGAGATCATCCGGACTTACCTGCGGGCGGGACTCACCAGTGAACTGGACGAGGCTGCGCGGCGGTTCATCGGCCGCTATCCGGATGCGGAAGATGCCTCGATCTACCGGGCGACGAGGCTCGCCTATCTGGGACGTGAGGCCGAGGCACGCGCCGTCATGGACTCCAGCCTGGCCGTGGCGCGCGCTTCGAAGAGGTACTCGGAGCACCCCGGCGAGCGCGACGGGGTCGAGTTTGCCGCCCTGCAGTTCGACGGCATCACCGCGGACCTGCGCGGCGACCGCGCCCACGCGGCCGAAGCCTGGGCAGCCGCGATCGAGATCCTGAAGCACAAGCTCCCGGACTACGAGCTCTTCAGCCTGCGGATCCGCCTCGCCGATGCCCTGCGCGGCAGTTCGCGGCCACGCGAAGCACTCGCCCAGATCGATCCGGTGCTGGCGGTCAATCCGCGATTGCCGGAGATGCTGCGGCTGAAGGCGCAATGCCACCGCGATCTCGGGGACACCGAGGCAGCTACCCTTGCACTGACGCAGCTGGATCGGGCACTGGCCAAGGCTGACCCCGACCTGCCGATCCTGCGCGAGGCGGCCGAGCTCCATCGGCAACTCGGCGGCGGCCAGCCGGTGCCCTGA
- a CDS encoding HAD-IG family 5'-nucleotidase: protein MTESAIDDGAEGFPLPGELPPRRRIFTNRNLRMESIAAIGFDMDHTLAVYNVENFSRLCFDMALERLVRDRDYPPSILDVPWLPDASIRGLVVDKKLGNLLKIDAHGHITRARHGSQFLDRDQRRGAYPRGRTRIGTPRYRVFDTLFDLPEGSLYTTLVDQVARGELSLRVSFRRLYDDIRDTVDTLHADGTLKARITADLGSYFVHDPDLVPTLERFRAAGKRLFLLTNSEVEYTGAVMQHLVGGAPGSWEGLFDLIVCAAGKPAFFLERGPGRAVEPGLYPLLPSLERNAYVGGDCFFLEGLLEASGDGILYFGDHTYGDILRSKKSVGWRTAMIVPEIETEVAKLTPLRSAWQELNELEEHLEDLVTARDLARDQLRDPARADDAALAEALARLERRLGEALGRRARLQRLLRAAFNPHWESLFREGRAASRFGRQVMEFACIYTSRVSNFLGYPADKFFSRPLEVLPHERWALPET, encoded by the coding sequence ATGACGGAATCCGCAATCGACGACGGCGCGGAGGGCTTTCCCCTGCCGGGGGAACTGCCGCCGCGCCGCCGCATTTTCACGAACCGCAACCTGCGCATGGAGTCCATCGCGGCCATCGGCTTCGACATGGACCACACGCTGGCCGTCTACAACGTCGAGAACTTCAGCCGCCTCTGCTTCGACATGGCGCTCGAGCGCCTCGTGCGCGATCGCGACTACCCGCCCTCGATCCTGGATGTGCCATGGCTGCCCGACGCCTCCATCCGCGGCCTGGTCGTGGACAAGAAGCTGGGCAACCTGCTCAAGATAGACGCGCACGGTCACATCACGCGCGCGCGGCACGGCAGCCAGTTCCTCGATCGCGACCAGCGCCGCGGCGCCTATCCGCGGGGCCGCACGCGCATCGGTACGCCGCGCTATCGCGTGTTCGATACGCTGTTCGACCTGCCGGAGGGCAGCCTCTACACCACGCTGGTCGACCAGGTGGCGCGCGGCGAGCTTTCGCTGCGCGTCTCGTTTCGCCGGTTGTACGACGACATCCGCGACACGGTCGACACCCTGCATGCCGATGGCACGCTCAAGGCCCGCATCACGGCCGACCTCGGTTCCTACTTCGTCCACGACCCCGACCTGGTGCCGACGCTCGAACGGTTCCGTGCCGCCGGCAAGCGCCTGTTCCTCCTGACGAATTCCGAGGTCGAGTACACCGGTGCGGTCATGCAGCATCTGGTCGGCGGCGCACCCGGTTCCTGGGAGGGCCTGTTCGACCTCATCGTCTGTGCCGCCGGCAAGCCCGCGTTCTTCCTGGAGCGCGGTCCCGGTCGCGCTGTCGAGCCGGGTCTGTACCCGCTGTTGCCATCGCTCGAACGCAACGCCTACGTCGGCGGCGACTGCTTCTTCCTCGAAGGCCTGCTCGAGGCCAGTGGTGACGGCATCCTCTATTTCGGCGACCACACCTACGGCGATATCCTGCGCAGCAAGAAGAGCGTCGGCTGGCGTACGGCCATGATCGTGCCCGAGATCGAGACCGAAGTCGCCAAGTTGACGCCCTTGCGCAGCGCCTGGCAGGAGCTGAACGAACTGGAGGAACACCTCGAGGACCTGGTGACCGCGCGCGACCTGGCCCGCGACCAGTTGCGCGACCCGGCACGTGCCGACGATGCGGCGCTGGCCGAGGCGCTCGCGCGCCTGGAGCGCCGGCTGGGGGAGGCGCTGGGACGCCGGGCGCGCCTGCAGAGGCTGCTGCGGGCGGCCTTCAACCCGCATTGGGAGTCGCTGTTCCGCGAAGGCCGCGCCGCCAGCCGCTTCGGACGGCAAGTCATGGAATTCGCTTGTATCTATACCAGCAGGGTGTCTAATTTCCTCGGCTACCCCGCCGACAAGTTCTTTTCCCGGCCTCTCGAAGTGCTGCCGCACGAGCGGTGGGCCCTGCCGGAGACCTGA
- a CDS encoding glycosyltransferase, which translates to MKRQTVSLCIIARDEEATIGMAIKSVLALVHEIVVVDTGSHDNTRIIAEGYGARVVDVAWEDDFAAARNAALSEAHGDWILFLDADEIMQPIRPVEFQRLLNDPGAAAYRLRMISAQPGDSDQVEGRVRLFRRLAEVRYRYPIFERITPDLADLGARTGQGIFECELAVMHDGCDPDRRTRARERNLRILRKAIAAHPDEPYFHYRLACETLTRLDDEILPLAGLETAIGHLHTAWQKAQWLDADYRRTLPWLADLCARTAAGLLALDRAGEAQCVVEGARRTFPDHPLVLLQSVAVSCRLLQEASEQWAGASAAALVGGIRDDLQTLREGRTNTYGAALDSRVRDLYPLRYLGELALLEGRVSEAVGLFEQALNLDPSYSFGWLGMAECSRFAGDRKRALKLYLRTVTENPGNYRAWLRGCDLMHEMDFHDNAVSWWREVEERFPEHPAVRTARSQAALQPQPA; encoded by the coding sequence ATGAAGCGACAGACCGTCAGCTTGTGCATCATCGCACGGGACGAGGAAGCGACCATCGGCATGGCCATCAAGTCGGTGCTCGCGCTGGTCCATGAGATCGTCGTCGTCGACACCGGTTCGCACGACAATACGCGGATCATTGCCGAGGGCTACGGTGCCCGCGTTGTCGACGTGGCCTGGGAGGACGATTTCGCCGCTGCGCGAAACGCCGCCCTTTCCGAAGCGCACGGCGACTGGATCCTGTTCCTGGATGCCGACGAGATCATGCAGCCGATCCGGCCGGTCGAGTTCCAGCGGTTGTTGAATGATCCCGGCGCTGCTGCCTACCGCCTGCGCATGATCAGCGCGCAGCCCGGCGACAGCGACCAGGTCGAGGGGCGCGTGCGGCTGTTCCGGCGCCTGGCCGAAGTGCGCTACCGCTATCCCATCTTCGAGCGGATCACGCCGGACCTGGCGGATCTCGGCGCGCGCACGGGGCAGGGGATCTTCGAATGCGAACTCGCCGTCATGCACGACGGCTGCGATCCCGATCGCCGCACCAGGGCCCGCGAGCGCAACCTGCGCATCCTGCGCAAGGCGATCGCCGCCCATCCCGACGAACCCTATTTCCATTACCGGTTGGCGTGCGAGACGCTGACGCGACTCGATGACGAGATCCTCCCGCTGGCGGGCCTGGAGACGGCGATCGGCCACTTGCACACGGCCTGGCAGAAGGCGCAGTGGCTCGACGCCGACTATCGCCGCACACTGCCGTGGCTGGCGGACCTGTGTGCACGCACGGCGGCCGGGTTGCTCGCGCTCGACCGTGCCGGCGAGGCGCAGTGCGTCGTCGAGGGTGCGCGCCGCACGTTCCCTGACCATCCGCTCGTCCTGCTGCAGTCGGTGGCCGTGTCCTGCCGCCTGCTCCAGGAAGCTTCCGAGCAGTGGGCCGGCGCCTCTGCTGCCGCGCTCGTCGGCGGCATCCGCGATGACCTGCAGACGCTGCGCGAGGGGCGGACGAACACCTACGGCGCCGCGCTGGACAGTCGCGTCCGTGACCTGTATCCTCTGCGCTACCTGGGGGAACTGGCCCTGCTGGAGGGGCGGGTCAGCGAGGCCGTCGGACTGTTCGAGCAGGCACTGAACCTGGACCCTTCGTATTCCTTCGGCTGGCTCGGCATGGCCGAGTGTTCCCGGTTCGCCGGGGATCGAAAGCGCGCGCTGAAGCTCTACCTGCGCACGGTCACGGAGAACCCCGGAAACTATCGCGCCTGGCTGCGCGGTTGCGACCTGATGCACGAGATGGATTTCCACGACAACGCGGTCAGTTGGTGGCGCGAGGTCGAGGAACGGTTCCCCGAGCATCCGGCGGTCCGCACCGCGCGCTCCCAGGCCGCATTGCAGCCGCAGCCCGCCTGA
- a CDS encoding TrmH family RNA methyltransferase, which produces MFRTADAVGLAGLYLGGLTATPPRPDMEKTALGATQTVPWDYWPDPAACARSLRAGGVPLVVLEQAPGAVDWTTAELPFPHCFVVGHEVHGVSPGLLALADMVVEIPMFGAKHSLNVAVSFGVLAYEARRQWMQKMSGGGA; this is translated from the coding sequence ATGTTCCGCACTGCCGACGCCGTCGGCCTGGCCGGGCTCTACCTGGGTGGCCTGACGGCCACGCCCCCGCGCCCGGACATGGAGAAGACCGCCCTCGGCGCCACGCAGACGGTTCCCTGGGACTACTGGCCGGACCCCGCTGCCTGTGCGCGCAGCCTTCGCGCCGGCGGTGTGCCGCTGGTCGTGCTGGAACAGGCGCCGGGAGCCGTCGACTGGACCACGGCCGAGTTGCCGTTCCCCCATTGCTTCGTGGTCGGGCACGAAGTCCACGGCGTCTCGCCCGGATTGCTGGCGCTGGCCGACATGGTCGTGGAGATCCCGATGTTCGGGGCCAAGCACTCGTTGAACGTGGCCGTGAGCTTCGGGGTGCTTGCCTACGAAGCACGCCGTCAGTGGATGCAGAAGATGTCCGGAGGTGGCGCGTGA
- a CDS encoding DUF116 domain-containing protein, which produces MSFASPWQRSGYVRLVAAARRLLRPFGRAEHALIAWLADNQNRRVARHLAGSPARRILLIMPRCVKKTGCRADVQHGLGECLACMGCPLGDVAQICHRHDVQALVAYRSHIAFEMAHTIKPDVIIASACHDRMVKALRSVPDVPALLTPLAGMERMCVNATLDLAWIERQVAAVAAGRPAPLAGVAASATTPSATAATPFPTIECP; this is translated from the coding sequence GTGAGCTTCGCCTCGCCATGGCAGCGCAGCGGATACGTGCGGTTGGTCGCGGCGGCCAGGCGGTTGCTGCGTCCGTTCGGGCGCGCCGAACACGCGCTGATCGCCTGGCTGGCGGACAACCAGAACCGACGCGTGGCGCGCCACCTGGCCGGCTCGCCGGCGCGGCGCATCCTGCTGATCATGCCGCGCTGCGTCAAGAAGACCGGCTGTCGCGCCGACGTGCAGCACGGACTCGGCGAATGCCTCGCGTGCATGGGCTGCCCGCTGGGTGACGTCGCGCAGATCTGCCACCGCCACGATGTGCAGGCGCTGGTCGCGTACCGCAGCCATATCGCCTTCGAGATGGCCCACACGATCAAGCCCGACGTGATCATCGCCTCGGCCTGCCACGATCGCATGGTGAAGGCCCTGCGCAGCGTGCCCGACGTACCCGCCCTGCTGACGCCGCTGGCCGGCATGGAACGGATGTGCGTGAACGCCACCCTGGACCTGGCCTGGATCGAAAGGCAGGTGGCCGCCGTTGCGGCCGGCCGGCCCGCGCCGCTGGCGGGCGTTGCAGCCTCCGCGACGACGCCTTCGGCCACGGCCGCCACGCCCTTCCCCACGATCGAGTGCCCGTGA